In the genome of Rhodoferax sp. BAB1, one region contains:
- a CDS encoding TolC family protein: protein MRHRALALGVLLLTGCATLEPDKNLADVQQLTEGRTAGVAVELRRPAPDQDEATVAQWLATPLSAENAVRIALLGSPGVQQALLTLDLSDALRVQAGRLPNPHFSLGAFREGEQREIERALSFDLVGLLFLPWKSQWQSRQHELAKLQAAQDIARLATEVRKAWISAVAAEQSVRYLRDVQEAAEAGAELARRMTRVGNFSKLQQAREQLLVADAAAQLARAQQRAWSEREKLTRLLGLAGTQTQFTLAERLPDLPPQPIAQDDLEARALRERLDVRSAVAETAYVADSLGLVKTVGYLDGLTLSYKRASTVDGTGAQEVKRGWEVELALPIFDWGSARNARAETLYLQSAVRVRNVAVQARSEAREAYLGWRTAYDLARHYREEVVPLRRFIGDEMLLRYNGMLSSVWDLLGEIRAQSLAVNQALEAQRDFWLADADLQLTLTTTSPGALTQLRGASTSAAPAAQGH, encoded by the coding sequence ATGCGACACCGTGCCCTGGCACTGGGTGTCCTGCTGCTGACGGGCTGTGCCACTCTGGAGCCCGACAAGAACCTGGCCGACGTGCAGCAGCTCACCGAGGGCCGCACCGCCGGCGTGGCCGTAGAGTTGCGCCGGCCCGCCCCGGACCAGGACGAGGCCACCGTAGCCCAATGGCTGGCCACACCGCTGAGCGCCGAGAACGCGGTACGCATCGCCCTGCTGGGCAGCCCGGGGGTACAGCAGGCGCTGCTGACCCTGGACCTCAGTGATGCCCTGCGTGTGCAGGCCGGCCGCCTGCCCAATCCGCATTTTTCACTGGGCGCATTCAGGGAAGGCGAACAGCGCGAGATCGAACGTGCGTTGAGCTTCGACCTCGTGGGCCTGCTTTTCCTGCCCTGGAAAAGCCAGTGGCAGAGCCGCCAGCACGAGCTGGCCAAGCTGCAGGCGGCGCAGGACATCGCGCGCCTGGCCACCGAGGTGCGCAAGGCCTGGATCAGCGCCGTGGCGGCCGAGCAGAGCGTGCGTTACCTGCGCGACGTGCAGGAGGCCGCAGAGGCCGGCGCCGAACTCGCGCGTCGCATGACCCGCGTGGGCAACTTCAGCAAACTGCAGCAGGCGCGCGAACAGCTGCTGGTGGCCGATGCCGCCGCGCAGCTGGCACGCGCACAGCAGCGCGCCTGGAGCGAACGCGAGAAACTCACGCGCCTGCTGGGGCTGGCCGGCACGCAGACGCAATTCACGCTGGCCGAACGTCTGCCCGATCTGCCGCCCCAGCCGATCGCACAGGACGACCTGGAAGCCCGTGCCCTGCGTGAACGCCTGGATGTGCGCTCGGCCGTCGCGGAAACGGCTTATGTCGCCGACTCCCTGGGTCTGGTGAAAACGGTGGGGTATCTCGACGGTCTGACGCTGAGCTACAAACGCGCCAGCACCGTGGATGGGACCGGCGCGCAGGAAGTCAAGCGCGGCTGGGAGGTGGAACTGGCGCTGCCCATCTTCGACTGGGGCAGCGCGCGCAACGCCCGCGCCGAGACCCTCTACCTGCAATCGGCCGTGCGCGTGCGCAACGTGGCCGTACAGGCCCGCAGCGAAGCACGCGAGGCCTACCTCGGCTGGCGCACCGCGTATGACCTGGCGCGCCACTATCGCGAGGAGGTGGTGCCGCTGCGCCGCTTCATCGGCGATGAGATGCTGCTGCGCTACAACGGCATGCTCTCCAGCGTCTGGGACCTGCTGGGCGAGATCCGCGCGCAGAGCCTGGCGGTGAACCAGGCGCTGGAGGCGCAGCGCGACTTCTGGCTGGCCGACGCCGACCTCCAACTCACCCTGACCACCACCTCTCCCGGCGCGCTCACGCAACTGCGTGGCGCCAGCACCAGCGCCGCTCCGGCCGCACAAGGACACTGA
- a CDS encoding methyl-accepting chemotaxis protein, with the protein MSHPSSTPAASLSAQALLGDRVMLAAIGLSAVAAVILGFSFIESGLAWGASIVLVLLALGVYATSKGTLLSSLALAFIQSCFVALHIDLARGMTELHFGVFVTLALLLVYLDWRPIVLSAVTFAVHHVLFDRLQAAGFGLYCLTQPNFGIVVIHAVYVVIQTALEVVLAVSMGRTARQGVELGQLVAAVDRPEGIALDSVGSVPVSTPVAQTLKTTLDRMAAAVATVRSSASSMDVACSEIASGNHDLSARTESQASALQETAASMEELSSTVKQNADNAKQANQLAQSASTVAVQGGEVVAQVVDTMKGINDSSKKIADIISVIDGIAFQTNILALNAAVEAARAGEQGRGFAVVASEVRSLAGRSAEAAKEIKTLINDSVGRVEQGSALVDRAGSTMSEVVSSIRRVTDIMGEISAASSEQNKGVSQVGEAVTQIDQATQQNAALVEEMAAAASSLKSQAQDLVQAVSVFKVAQSSAGAPVSAPRSSPPAPRAPAAPRRVAAAPAPAARPALAPAGKPAGGDDWESF; encoded by the coding sequence ATGAGCCATCCATCTTCCACTCCCGCCGCCTCGTTGTCGGCGCAGGCCCTGCTGGGCGACCGGGTCATGCTGGCGGCCATCGGCCTGAGCGCCGTGGCTGCGGTCATCCTCGGGTTCAGCTTCATCGAATCGGGCCTGGCCTGGGGTGCGTCCATCGTGCTCGTGCTGCTGGCCCTGGGGGTCTACGCGACCAGCAAGGGCACCCTGCTCTCCAGTCTGGCGCTGGCCTTCATCCAGTCCTGTTTTGTCGCCTTGCACATCGATCTGGCCCGCGGCATGACCGAACTCCACTTCGGCGTGTTCGTCACCCTGGCCTTGCTGCTGGTCTATCTGGACTGGCGGCCCATCGTGCTGTCGGCCGTGACCTTTGCCGTGCATCACGTCCTGTTCGATCGCCTGCAGGCGGCCGGTTTTGGTCTGTACTGCCTGACCCAGCCCAATTTCGGCATCGTCGTCATCCATGCCGTGTACGTGGTGATCCAGACGGCGCTGGAGGTGGTGCTGGCCGTGAGCATGGGCCGCACGGCGCGCCAGGGCGTCGAACTGGGCCAGCTGGTGGCGGCCGTGGACCGGCCCGAGGGCATCGCCCTGGACAGCGTCGGCAGCGTGCCGGTATCCACCCCGGTGGCGCAGACGCTCAAGACCACCCTCGACCGCATGGCGGCGGCGGTGGCCACCGTGCGCAGTTCTGCCAGCAGCATGGACGTGGCCTGTTCCGAAATTGCCAGTGGCAACCATGACCTGAGCGCCCGTACCGAGAGTCAGGCCAGCGCGCTGCAGGAAACCGCTGCATCGATGGAAGAGCTCTCTTCCACCGTGAAGCAGAACGCCGACAACGCCAAACAGGCCAACCAGCTGGCGCAAAGCGCGTCCACCGTGGCGGTGCAGGGCGGCGAAGTCGTGGCCCAGGTGGTGGACACCATGAAGGGCATCAATGATTCGAGCAAGAAGATTGCCGACATCATCAGCGTCATCGACGGCATCGCCTTCCAGACCAACATCCTGGCGCTCAATGCCGCGGTGGAAGCCGCACGGGCCGGTGAGCAGGGCCGCGGTTTTGCCGTGGTGGCTTCTGAAGTGCGCAGCCTGGCCGGCCGCAGCGCGGAAGCGGCCAAGGAGATCAAGACCCTGATCAACGACAGCGTGGGCCGGGTGGAACAGGGCAGTGCCCTGGTGGACCGGGCCGGCAGCACCATGAGCGAGGTGGTGTCCAGCATCCGCCGCGTGACCGACATCATGGGCGAGATCAGCGCAGCCAGCAGCGAGCAGAACAAGGGCGTGTCGCAGGTGGGCGAAGCCGTCACGCAGATCGACCAGGCCACGCAGCAGAATGCCGCGCTGGTGGAAGAGATGGCGGCGGCGGCCAGCAGCCTGAAAAGCCAGGCCCAGGATCTGGTGCAGGCGGTCAGCGTGTTCAAGGTGGCGCAGTCTTCTGCTGGCGCTCCGGTCTCAGCGCCGCGCTCCAGCCCGCCGGCCCCCCGTGCGCCTGCGGCCCCGCGTCGCGTGGCTGCGGCACCTGCACCGGCCGCACGGCCGGCGCTGGCCCCGGCCGGCAAACCGGCTGGTGGCGACGACTGGGAGAGCTTCTAG
- a CDS encoding EAL domain-containing protein — MRLPRFQQSSLKTRVVLAVALLFVVFASLLTWLTLRHFDQSFRQNFYQQQFVLASTLANTIDDKLRQSQDMLTQVAGQLPPQALQNPQRAQEFLDQKTALKTLFTNGLLLIDAQGRVVAESPYIPGRRGRDVSGLEVFKVVTETRQPYISKPFASVRAMGRPVITMALPLFNAQGAMVGRLHGSIELLGRNFLSDLNDFKLGQTGYVSLFTRDRIFISNRNPTRILQPIVLPGLNPLVDRAVGGFEGSDTVVNSRGVELITSFKHLRTVPWILSLNLPLDEAAEPLQQARNFLLLAIAAGTTLVVILIWLLMRKALAPLEVLTQHVRDLPRKQGTDRRLALSRDDEIGTLVQSFNTMVEDLDQQRQILQESEARFRSLAQMSTDWFWEQDELYRFTQVSQGFRNSDMAAQLGKTRWEQAIVAPGPQEWELHRQLLDRREPFSNFIYQLRDSHGRVRTLTISGTPIFDEQGVFRGYRGVGSDISDRRAAEQRIEYLAYHDALTGLPNRLLVQDRFEQAMAQAERSNTKVALVYLDLDNFKTINDTLGHAAGDEFLKEVARRLRACVRDSDTISRQGGDEFLLVLRDLPDTEIVSTVVIKIMERLQEPLRLDTQELSSSASIGVAIGPDDGLDFETLRKKADLAMYRSKESGRNAWHFFDPTMDAEAGEHLLMRNGLRRALERQEFVLYYQPQYELANGTLIGVEALIRWQHPELGLVAPGRFIGVAEESGLIVPMGDWVLRQACQQAVSWQRAGLPTLSMSVNLSAIQFKRGNVEQSVERALTESGLAPALLELELTESILIQNIESVLTSVRRLKQLGVKLAIDDFGTGYSSLSYLKRLDIDKLKIDQSFVRDLANDPDDAAIVRAIIQMARSLNLQTIAEGVETEEMRSQLQAFGCDAAQGYLYSRPVPAQDIERLLRQAQTN, encoded by the coding sequence ATGCGTTTGCCACGGTTCCAGCAGTCCAGCCTCAAGACCCGGGTAGTGCTGGCCGTCGCCCTGCTTTTTGTCGTCTTCGCCAGCCTGCTCACCTGGTTGACGTTGCGCCACTTCGACCAGAGCTTTCGCCAGAACTTCTACCAGCAGCAGTTCGTGCTGGCCAGCACCCTGGCCAACACCATCGACGACAAGCTGCGCCAGAGCCAGGACATGTTGACGCAGGTGGCTGGGCAACTACCGCCACAGGCATTGCAGAACCCGCAGCGGGCGCAGGAGTTCCTGGACCAGAAAACCGCCCTGAAGACGCTCTTCACCAACGGGCTTCTGCTGATCGACGCGCAGGGGCGCGTCGTGGCCGAATCGCCCTACATTCCCGGTCGACGCGGACGCGATGTATCCGGCCTGGAAGTCTTCAAGGTGGTGACCGAAACCCGCCAGCCTTATATTTCCAAACCCTTCGCCTCGGTCCGGGCCATGGGACGACCTGTCATCACCATGGCCCTGCCGCTGTTCAATGCCCAGGGCGCCATGGTCGGCCGGCTGCATGGCAGCATCGAGCTGCTGGGGCGCAACTTCCTCTCCGATCTCAATGACTTCAAGCTCGGCCAGACCGGCTATGTTTCGCTGTTCACCAGGGACCGGATCTTCATCTCCAACCGCAATCCCACGCGCATCCTCCAGCCCATCGTCCTGCCGGGACTCAACCCGCTGGTGGACCGTGCGGTCGGGGGTTTCGAAGGCAGCGATACCGTCGTCAATTCGCGTGGCGTCGAGCTGATCACCAGTTTCAAGCACCTGCGCACCGTACCCTGGATCCTCAGCCTGAACCTGCCGCTCGACGAGGCCGCTGAACCGCTGCAGCAGGCACGCAACTTCCTGCTGCTGGCCATCGCTGCAGGCACCACCCTGGTCGTCATTCTGATCTGGCTGCTCATGCGCAAGGCACTGGCCCCCCTGGAGGTGCTGACCCAGCACGTACGCGATCTGCCCCGCAAGCAGGGCACCGACCGACGCCTGGCCTTGAGCCGCGATGACGAGATCGGCACCCTGGTGCAGTCCTTCAACACCATGGTCGAGGACCTGGACCAGCAGCGCCAGATCCTGCAGGAAAGCGAAGCACGCTTTCGCAGCCTGGCCCAGATGTCGACCGACTGGTTCTGGGAACAGGACGAGTTGTATCGTTTCACCCAGGTCTCGCAGGGTTTCAGGAACTCGGACATGGCGGCGCAGCTGGGCAAGACACGCTGGGAGCAGGCCATCGTTGCACCCGGCCCGCAGGAGTGGGAACTGCACCGCCAGTTGCTCGACCGTCGCGAACCCTTCAGCAACTTCATCTACCAGCTACGGGACAGCCATGGCCGGGTACGCACCCTGACCATCAGCGGCACGCCCATCTTCGACGAACAGGGTGTGTTCCGCGGCTACCGCGGTGTGGGCTCCGACATCAGCGATCGCCGGGCCGCCGAACAGCGCATCGAATACCTGGCCTACCACGATGCGCTGACCGGCCTGCCCAACCGCCTGCTGGTGCAGGACCGCTTCGAGCAGGCCATGGCGCAGGCAGAACGCAGCAACACCAAGGTGGCGCTGGTCTACCTGGACCTGGACAACTTCAAGACCATCAACGACACCCTGGGCCACGCGGCCGGCGACGAGTTCCTGAAGGAGGTGGCGCGGCGCCTGCGCGCCTGTGTGCGCGACAGCGACACCATCAGCCGCCAGGGTGGCGACGAATTCCTGCTGGTGCTGCGCGATCTGCCCGACACCGAGATCGTCTCGACCGTCGTCATCAAGATCATGGAAAGGCTGCAGGAGCCCCTGCGCCTGGACACGCAGGAGCTGTCCTCCTCCGCCTCCATCGGTGTGGCCATCGGCCCGGACGACGGGCTCGATTTCGAGACCCTGCGCAAGAAGGCCGACCTCGCCATGTACCGCTCCAAGGAGTCCGGCCGCAACGCCTGGCACTTCTTCGACCCCACCATGGACGCCGAAGCCGGCGAGCACCTGCTCATGCGCAACGGTCTGCGCCGCGCACTGGAGCGCCAGGAGTTCGTGCTTTATTACCAGCCCCAGTACGAGCTGGCCAACGGTACCCTGATCGGGGTGGAGGCGCTGATCCGCTGGCAACACCCGGAACTGGGCCTGGTGGCGCCCGGGCGTTTCATCGGGGTGGCCGAGGAAAGCGGCCTGATCGTGCCGATGGGCGACTGGGTGCTGCGCCAGGCCTGCCAGCAGGCCGTGTCGTGGCAACGCGCTGGCCTGCCGACACTGAGCATGTCGGTCAACCTCTCGGCCATCCAGTTCAAGCGTGGCAATGTGGAGCAGTCGGTGGAACGGGCCTTGACCGAATCCGGCCTGGCCCCGGCGCTGCTGGAGCTGGAGCTGACCGAGTCCATCCTGATCCAGAACATCGAGAGCGTGCTCACCAGCGTGCGCCGGCTCAAGCAGCTGGGCGTGAAGCTGGCCATCGACGACTTCGGCACCGGCTACTCCAGCCTGTCCTATCTGAAGCGCCTGGACATCGACAAGCTCAAGATCGACCAGAGTTTCGTGCGCGATCTGGCCAACGATCCGGACGATGCGGCCATCGTGCGCGCCATCATCCAGATGGCACGCAGCCTGAACCTCCAGACCATCGCCGAAGGGGTGGAAACCGAAGAGATGCGCAGCCAGCTGCAGGCCTTCGGCTGCGATGCCGCCCAGGGCTACCTGTACTCGCGGCCGGTGCCGGCCCAGGACATCGAGCGCCTGCTCAGGCAGGCGCAGACGAACTAG
- the soxA gene encoding sulfur oxidation c-type cytochrome SoxA: MRWRCHFLALLLLAPSLHAQIPEAQRRSDFEFMGPDVQAMQRDDARNPAMLWVQQGAQLWQQKAGSSARSCASCHGDVSSLRGVAARYPAFDTPTRGPINLAQRINRCRQSQQQATPWKLESEELLALESLVALQSRGQPMAPPADVRLQPHLERGRQLYAQRLGQLDLSCALCHDQRWGQRLGGTTIPQGHPTSYPQYRLEWQGLGSLQRRLRNCLSGVRAQPWPLGATELVELELFLSDRARGLPLEAPGVRP; this comes from the coding sequence ATGAGGTGGCGCTGCCATTTCCTTGCGCTCCTGCTGCTGGCACCCTCACTGCACGCGCAGATCCCCGAGGCACAACGCCGCTCCGACTTCGAGTTCATGGGGCCGGATGTGCAGGCCATGCAGCGCGATGATGCGCGCAACCCGGCCATGCTCTGGGTCCAGCAGGGCGCGCAGCTGTGGCAGCAGAAGGCCGGTAGCAGCGCCAGGTCCTGCGCCAGCTGCCATGGTGACGTGAGCAGCCTGCGTGGCGTGGCGGCGCGTTACCCGGCCTTCGACACGCCCACGCGGGGGCCCATCAACCTGGCACAGCGCATCAACCGCTGCCGGCAGTCGCAACAGCAGGCCACGCCCTGGAAGCTGGAGAGCGAGGAACTGCTGGCCCTGGAAAGCCTGGTGGCGCTGCAGTCGCGCGGCCAGCCCATGGCCCCGCCCGCGGATGTGCGCCTGCAGCCGCACCTGGAGCGCGGCCGCCAGCTGTACGCGCAACGCCTGGGACAGCTCGACCTCTCCTGTGCGTTGTGCCATGACCAGCGCTGGGGCCAGCGCCTGGGCGGCACGACCATCCCGCAGGGCCATCCCACCAGCTATCCGCAGTACCGGCTCGAATGGCAGGGACTGGGTTCGCTGCAGCGGCGGCTGCGCAACTGCCTGAGCGGCGTGCGCGCCCAGCCCTGGCCGCTGGGCGCCACCGAACTGGTGGAACTGGAACTTTTCCTCAGTGATCGCGCCCGCGGCCTGCCGCTGGAGGCCCCGGGCGTCAGACCCTGA
- the soxZ gene encoding thiosulfate oxidation carrier complex protein SoxZ, translating to MSARTLIKVPRTARRGEVIEISTIIGHPMESGFRPGADGQRLPRNIIERFSCHYNGELVFSAELSAAIAANPLIAFHTVATASGTLRFSWEGEQGFRHSESVAISVT from the coding sequence ATGAGTGCCCGCACCCTCATCAAGGTGCCCAGGACCGCCCGCCGCGGCGAGGTCATCGAGATCAGCACCATCATCGGCCACCCGATGGAGTCGGGTTTTCGTCCCGGCGCCGACGGGCAGCGCCTGCCGCGCAACATCATCGAGCGCTTCAGCTGCCACTACAACGGCGAGCTGGTGTTCAGCGCCGAACTCTCGGCGGCCATCGCCGCCAACCCGCTGATCGCCTTCCACACCGTGGCCACGGCCAGCGGCACGCTGCGTTTCAGCTGGGAAGGCGAGCAGGGCTTCCGTCACAGCGAGAGCGTGGCGATCAGCGTCACATGA
- a CDS encoding SoxY-related AACIE arm protein yields the protein MDTTTTRRQLLHTGAGLGGWLLLRPAQAADQLDEAIRAWTGGAPVQNGRVKLDIAPLVDNGNTVPLAVQVDSPMTAADHVVAIAVFNQRNPQADVLRFTLGPRAGRASVATRIRLATTQKLGAVARLSDGSYWQHTVEVIVTLAACLEELE from the coding sequence ATGGACACAACCACCACACGCCGCCAGTTGCTGCACACCGGCGCCGGCCTGGGCGGCTGGCTGCTGCTGCGCCCGGCCCAGGCCGCCGACCAGCTCGACGAGGCCATCCGCGCCTGGACCGGCGGCGCGCCGGTGCAGAACGGGCGCGTGAAGCTGGACATCGCGCCCTTGGTGGACAACGGCAACACCGTGCCGCTGGCCGTGCAGGTGGACAGCCCCATGACGGCGGCCGACCATGTGGTGGCCATCGCCGTCTTCAACCAGCGCAACCCGCAGGCCGATGTGCTGCGTTTCACGCTGGGCCCGCGCGCCGGCCGTGCCAGCGTGGCCACCCGCATCCGCCTGGCCACCACACAGAAGCTCGGCGCCGTGGCGCGTCTGAGTGACGGCAGCTACTGGCAACACACGGTGGAAGTCATCGTCACGCTGGCGGCCTGCCTGGAGGAGCTGGAATGA
- the soxX gene encoding sulfur oxidation c-type cytochrome SoxX has product MRLLFAAALLALPLAGGAVTVVGDGIPSALEGALGDATRGRAIVASRQTGLCLLCHGGPIPEERFQGNLAPDLAGAGQRWTPAQLRLRLVDPRRLNPDSIMPAYYRSVGLTRVGRAWEGKTLLSAQQLEDVVAYLSTLKE; this is encoded by the coding sequence ATGAGACTGCTGTTCGCCGCCGCCCTGCTGGCCCTGCCCCTGGCGGGCGGGGCCGTCACCGTGGTGGGCGATGGCATCCCCTCAGCACTCGAAGGCGCGCTGGGCGATGCGACGCGCGGGCGTGCCATCGTCGCCAGCCGCCAGACCGGCCTGTGCCTCTTGTGCCACGGCGGGCCGATCCCCGAGGAACGGTTCCAGGGCAATCTGGCACCCGATCTCGCGGGCGCCGGCCAGCGCTGGACGCCGGCCCAATTGCGCCTGCGCCTGGTGGACCCGCGCCGCCTCAACCCCGACAGCATCATGCCGGCCTATTACCGCAGCGTCGGCCTGACGCGTGTGGGCCGGGCCTGGGAAGGCAAGACCCTGCTCAGCGCCCAGCAGCTCGAAGACGTGGTGGCCTACCTCTCCACGCTGAAAGAATGA
- a CDS encoding xanthine dehydrogenase family protein molybdopterin-binding subunit, translating to MSSPVLNPELSRRGFLASTGAAAGGLVVSFHLPLAQAANAPPEINAWVVVKPDDTVVIRIARSEMGQGTLTGLAQLVAEELECSWARVTTEYPTPGQNLARKRIWGNFATGGSRGIRESHDYVRKGGAIARVMLVQAAANAWGVPAAECSASAGVITHTPTGRRTIYGRVAAAAGQLTAPDPASIVLKDPSTWQIAGQRLMRLDTYRKTTGAQDYGIDLKLPGMLNAAIKDCPVFGGKVKSFNGAAIMRRLGVKKVVQVGPSAVAVVATTWWGAKTALDALVIEWDYGPNAAVSQADIRAMVQGGLDPAVPATSVGNSNGDAAAAISAAARKIEAVYHYPYQNHACMEPMNATARWTPERCEVWVPTQNGEAALAAAAEASGLPATQCEVYKQLLGGGFGRRGRSDFVTQAVLLAKSMPGTPIKLIWSREEDMQHCFYHPITSARLTAGLDADGNISGLHMRISGQSILATVAPQAMRDGKDMVVYQGLSPSGPEASIGYSFPHLLIDHAMRNPHVPAGFWRGVNLNQNTIYLECFLDEIAHATGQDPLALRRKLMANHPKHLAVLNAVAARVGWDTPAPAGIYRGLAQTMGFGSYVAACAEVSVSAEGKLKIHRIVAATDCGHAVNPQQIEAQVEGSFVYGLSAALFGEITVKDGAVEQKNFDSYPVLRLAEMPPVETIVMPSGGFWGGVGEPTIAVAAPAVLNAIFAATGKRIRELPIKSQDLRRA from the coding sequence ATGAGCAGCCCCGTCCTGAACCCCGAACTCTCGCGCCGCGGTTTCCTGGCCAGCACGGGTGCTGCTGCCGGCGGCCTGGTGGTGAGCTTCCACCTGCCGCTGGCGCAGGCCGCCAATGCCCCGCCCGAGATCAACGCCTGGGTGGTGGTCAAACCCGACGACACGGTGGTCATCCGCATAGCCCGCTCCGAGATGGGCCAGGGCACGCTGACCGGCCTGGCCCAGCTGGTGGCCGAGGAACTGGAATGCAGCTGGGCACGGGTCACCACCGAGTACCCGACGCCGGGCCAGAACCTGGCACGCAAGCGCATCTGGGGCAATTTCGCCACCGGCGGCAGCCGTGGCATCCGCGAGTCGCATGACTACGTGCGCAAGGGCGGTGCCATCGCACGCGTGATGCTGGTGCAGGCCGCAGCCAATGCCTGGGGCGTGCCGGCGGCCGAATGCAGCGCGAGCGCGGGCGTGATCACGCACACGCCCACGGGACGGCGCACCATCTACGGCCGGGTCGCCGCTGCTGCCGGGCAGCTCACCGCACCCGATCCGGCCAGCATCGTGCTCAAGGACCCTTCGACCTGGCAGATCGCCGGCCAGCGCCTCATGCGCCTGGACACCTATCGCAAGACGACCGGCGCGCAGGACTACGGCATCGACCTGAAACTGCCGGGCATGCTCAACGCCGCCATCAAGGACTGCCCGGTCTTCGGCGGCAAGGTCAAGAGCTTCAATGGCGCAGCCATCATGCGACGCCTGGGCGTGAAAAAAGTGGTGCAGGTCGGCCCCAGCGCCGTGGCCGTGGTGGCCACCACCTGGTGGGGCGCCAAGACCGCGCTGGACGCGCTGGTCATCGAATGGGACTACGGCCCCAACGCCGCGGTCTCGCAGGCCGACATCCGGGCCATGGTGCAGGGCGGACTGGACCCGGCTGTGCCCGCCACCTCGGTGGGCAACAGCAACGGCGACGCTGCGGCCGCCATCAGCGCTGCCGCGCGCAAGATCGAGGCGGTCTACCACTACCCCTACCAGAACCACGCCTGCATGGAGCCCATGAACGCGACGGCGCGCTGGACGCCTGAGCGCTGCGAGGTCTGGGTGCCCACGCAGAATGGCGAGGCGGCGCTGGCCGCCGCCGCCGAGGCCTCGGGCCTGCCGGCCACGCAATGCGAGGTCTACAAGCAGCTACTGGGCGGCGGTTTCGGGCGGCGCGGCCGCAGCGACTTCGTCACGCAAGCCGTGCTGCTCGCCAAAAGCATGCCGGGCACGCCGATCAAGCTGATCTGGTCGCGCGAAGAAGACATGCAGCACTGCTTCTACCACCCGATCACGAGCGCCAGGCTCACCGCAGGGCTGGATGCGGACGGCAACATCAGCGGCCTGCACATGCGCATTTCGGGCCAGTCCATCCTGGCCACGGTGGCGCCGCAGGCCATGCGCGACGGCAAGGACATGGTGGTCTACCAGGGCCTCAGCCCCTCGGGCCCCGAGGCCTCCATCGGCTACAGCTTCCCCCACCTGCTGATCGACCACGCCATGCGCAACCCGCATGTGCCGGCCGGCTTCTGGCGCGGTGTGAACCTGAACCAGAACACGATCTACCTCGAGTGTTTCCTCGACGAGATCGCGCATGCGACCGGGCAGGACCCGCTGGCCCTGCGCCGCAAGCTCATGGCCAATCACCCCAAGCACCTGGCCGTGCTCAATGCCGTGGCCGCGCGCGTGGGCTGGGACACCCCGGCGCCGGCCGGCATTTACCGCGGCCTGGCGCAGACCATGGGCTTTGGCAGTTATGTGGCGGCCTGCGCCGAAGTCTCGGTCAGCGCCGAGGGCAAGCTCAAGATCCACCGCATCGTGGCGGCCACCGACTGTGGCCATGCGGTGAACCCGCAGCAGATCGAGGCGCAGGTGGAAGGCTCCTTCGTCTATGGCCTGTCGGCCGCGCTGTTTGGTGAGATCACCGTCAAGGACGGTGCCGTGGAGCAGAAGAACTTCGACAGCTACCCCGTGCTGCGCCTGGCCGAGATGCCGCCGGTGGAGACCATCGTCATGCCTTCGGGCGGCTTCTGGGGCGGTGTGGGCGAACCCACCATCGCGGTGGCCGCGCCGGCCGTGCTCAATGCCATCTTTGCCGCCACCGGCAAGCGCATCCGCGAACTGCCGATCAAGAGCCAGGACCTGCGGCGCGCCTGA
- a CDS encoding (2Fe-2S)-binding protein gives MAKLNINGKDLEFDAAPDTPLLWVLREQLDLTGTKYGCGVAQCGACTVHIDGAAVRSCVMPLRAVKAAQKVVTIEGLSRNGTHPVQRAWQALDVPQCGFCQSGMIMAVSALLKTKPNPSDADIDAAVTNICRCGTYNRVRAAIHVAARGSGARKAELNTQPTEGSAT, from the coding sequence ATGGCGAAACTCAACATCAACGGCAAGGACCTTGAATTCGATGCCGCGCCCGACACCCCCTTGCTGTGGGTGCTGCGCGAGCAACTGGACCTGACCGGCACCAAATACGGCTGCGGCGTGGCCCAGTGCGGCGCCTGCACCGTGCACATCGACGGGGCCGCCGTGCGCAGCTGCGTGATGCCGCTGCGCGCCGTCAAGGCGGCGCAGAAGGTCGTGACCATCGAGGGCCTGTCGCGCAACGGCACGCACCCGGTGCAGCGCGCCTGGCAGGCGCTGGATGTGCCGCAGTGCGGCTTCTGCCAGAGCGGCATGATCATGGCGGTATCCGCCCTGCTCAAGACCAAACCCAATCCGAGCGATGCCGACATCGACGCGGCGGTCACCAACATCTGCCGTTGCGGCACCTACAACCGCGTGCGCGCGGCCATCCACGTGGCAGCCCGCGGGAGCGGCGCCCGCAAGGCCGAGCTGAACACCCAGCCCACCGAAGGGAGCGCAACATGA